The following coding sequences lie in one bacterium genomic window:
- a CDS encoding Uma2 family endonuclease — protein MSTVATEEEKWTYQDYVQFPDNGKRYQIIQGEVYMSPAPVPYHQRIIRKLGKIIDEFVTRNDLGEIFYAPCDVLLSDINVVQPDIFFISNENLDIIKDKYIEGVPDLIIEITSPYTQKIDKLLKKRLYETYRVQEYWIVDADKKTLQ, from the coding sequence ATTATGTCCAGTTTCCCGATAATGGGAAAAGGTATCAGATAATTCAGGGGGAGGTTTATATGAGTCCAGCACCAGTTCCGTATCATCAAAGGATTATTAGAAAACTTGGTAAAATTATTGATGAATTTGTTACCAGGAATGATTTAGGGGAGATATTTTATGCTCCTTGTGATGTTCTTCTATCAGATATAAATGTTGTCCAACCAGATATATTCTTTATCTCTAACGAGAATCTGGACATAATCAAGGATAAGTATATAGAAGGTGTACCTGATTTAATTATTGAAATCACCTCTCCTTATACCCAAAAAATAGATAAACTGCTAAAAAAGAGACTTTATGAGACCTATCGGGTTCAAGAATACTGGATAGTAGATGCAGATAAAAAGACACTTCAGAT